From one Leishmania major strain Friedlin complete genome, chromosome 33 genomic stretch:
- a CDS encoding putative RNA-binding protein — translation MTVNNSNNNNNGERLGSGTARLFVGQLNFDATEHDLRQIFSFYGHVIHTNVLRDADGKSTGSGFVTFRVTDEADFAIMSMHDRYNMGREKPLQVSYCRRSERISPFGYEHAMKLREKNTTNPPPPQPTSS, via the coding sequence ATGACAGtcaacaacagcaacaacaacaacaacggcgaGAGGCTGGGCAGTGGCACGGCTCGCCTGTTCGTTGGTCAGCTGAACTTTGACGCCACCGAGCATGATCTCCGCCAGATCTTCTCCTTTTATGGCCACGTCATTCACACaaacgtgctgcgcgatgcgGACGGCAagagcaccggcagcggcttcgTCACGTTTCGCGTCACAGACGAGGCGGACTTCGCCATCATGTCCATGCACGATCGCTACAACATGGGCCGGGAGAAGCCGCTGCAGGTGTCctactgccgccgcagcgagcgTATCTCGCCGTTTGGGTACGAACATGCAATGAAACTGCGGGAGAAGAACACCACCAACCCTCCACCGCCCCAGCCGACGTCATCGTGA